The Streptococcus oralis DNA window TCAACGTCAAGTTTTTCACCCCAGTATCCGTCTTCACCGAATTTTTTACCACCACGGATTTCAACCGCAGGACCTAAAGTTGCAACGATTTTTACACGTTTGTTCATGATTTTTGTGACTCCTTTATATAATTCGACCTTTTAAGGTCATGTTACCAAATTAATGAAAGTTGATTAGGACAAGCTCTTGTTCAAATCAGAAAGTTCAAGATCAGCTTTATGAGGGTTGTTAACAACGATCTTACCATCCGCTGTTAAGCTAAACAAAGCTCCTTCTTCTGCTGTTCCAAGAATTGGATTCTCTACCATTTTCTCGTTACGGATACCAACAGCGACACCACCGATTCCTTGTTTAAGGAGTTTAACAGCGTGTGCACCCATGCGTGATGCCAATACTCGGTCACGAGCGGTTGGTGATCCACCACGTTGGATGTGTCCGAGTTCAGTTACACGAAGATCACTTGTATCGCCAGCTTCTTTTAGTTTTTGACCAAATTCAGCTGCTGACATGACACCTTCTGCCAAAACGATAATATTGTGTTTCTTACCGTGTTCATATCCAGCTTTGATGCTTGCTACGATGTCTTCAAATTTGAAACCTTCTTCAGGGACGATAATTTCGTCAGCACCAGTTGCGATACCTGCCCAAAGAGCGATATCACCAGCGTTACGTCCCATTACTTCAACAACGAAAGTACGACGGTGACTTGATGATGTATCACGAATCTTATCAATCGCATCCATTGCAGTCGTTACTGCAGTATCAAATCCGATTGTAAAGTCAGTACCTACGATATCGTTATCGATTGTACCTGGAAGTCCAATAGCAGGGAATCCATGCTCAGTCAAGCGCATAGCTCCATGATAAGAACCATCACCACCGATAACTACGACTCCTTCGATACCGTGTTTTTTCAATTGCTCAATCCCTTTAAGTTGGCCTTCAAGTTGTGCAAACTCAGGGTAACGAGCAGAATGAAGGAAAGTACCACCACGTGAAATGATGTCTCCTACTGAAGCAGCATCAAGTGGATAAATTTCACCGGCAACCATACCTGCGTATCCATCATAGATACCAAAAACTTCCATTCCTTCTGAGATTGCTTGGCGAACTACTGCACGGATGGCAGCATTCATACCAGGGGCGTCTCCACCACTGGTCAAA harbors:
- the pfkA gene encoding 6-phosphofructokinase; its protein translation is MKRIAVLTSGGDAPGMNAAIRAVVRQAISEGMEVFGIYDGYAGMVAGEIYPLDAASVGDIISRGGTFLHSARYPEFAQLEGQLKGIEQLKKHGIEGVVVIGGDGSYHGAMRLTEHGFPAIGLPGTIDNDIVGTDFTIGFDTAVTTAMDAIDKIRDTSSSHRRTFVVEVMGRNAGDIALWAGIATGADEIIVPEEGFKFEDIVASIKAGYEHGKKHNIIVLAEGVMSAAEFGQKLKEAGDTSDLRVTELGHIQRGGSPTARDRVLASRMGAHAVKLLKQGIGGVAVGIRNEKMVENPILGTAEEGALFSLTADGKIVVNNPHKADLELSDLNKSLS